One Roseburia rectibacter DNA window includes the following coding sequences:
- a CDS encoding adaptor protein MecA: protein MVLESFNNGILYIDIAFVYNRCTVYRVSRIKGSDCMKIEKVNDNQIRCTLTREDLAERQIKLSELAYGTEKAKMLFRDMMQQAAYEFGFEADDIPLMIEAIPLSADTIILVITKVEYPEELDTRFSKFSDPDPEDLYDDAIVGANAPISEGADDILGIFKKQQELRNAAKAKQNDNFVPSDGGQKEKEDPVKVLVDITKLFMFQNLKELSKLAAVLGDFYKGKNDLYEDAATHRYYLLVSKSSQSPEEFNKVCNILSEYGAQQAYSPATEAFFGEHYRLVIKGKALQMLAAL from the coding sequence ATGGTTTTAGAAAGTTTTAATAATGGTATACTTTACATCGATATTGCATTTGTTTATAATAGATGTACAGTTTACAGGGTTTCCCGGATAAAAGGAAGTGATTGTATGAAAATTGAAAAAGTAAATGATAATCAGATTCGTTGCACACTGACGAGAGAAGATTTAGCAGAGCGCCAGATTAAGTTAAGTGAGCTGGCATACGGTACGGAGAAGGCAAAGATGCTGTTCCGTGATATGATGCAGCAGGCTGCATACGAGTTTGGGTTTGAGGCAGATGATATTCCGCTGATGATAGAAGCGATTCCGTTGTCGGCAGATACCATTATATTAGTCATTACGAAGGTAGAGTATCCGGAGGAGCTTGATACGAGATTTTCCAAGTTTTCTGATCCGGATCCAGAGGATTTATATGACGATGCCATTGTTGGTGCGAATGCTCCGATTTCCGAAGGAGCAGATGATATACTTGGAATATTTAAAAAACAGCAGGAATTAAGAAATGCAGCAAAAGCAAAGCAGAATGACAATTTCGTACCGTCAGATGGCGGTCAGAAAGAAAAAGAAGATCCGGTCAAAGTCCTTGTAGACATTACGAAATTATTTATGTTCCAGAATCTTAAGGAACTCTCAAAACTTGCTGCTGTATTAGGTGATTTTTATAAGGGAAAAAATGATCTGTACGAGGATGCTGCGACACACAGATACTATCTTCTGGTAAGTAAAAGCAGCCAGTCACCAGAGGAATTCAATAAAGTCTGCAATATTTTATCTGAGTATGGAGCACAGCAGGCATATTCACCTGCGACAGAGGCATTTTTTGGTGAACATTACAGACTGGTCATAAAAGGAAAAGCATTGCAGATGCTTGCAGCATTATAA
- a CDS encoding DUF6240 domain-containing protein has product MRIDNQQQQNKGVMDLMPQTGAVEEKNGIQLFADAVKTESSKKATGTTSFQAKEVTYLNPAKEEKKTIIDEIEQSGSMDAGERKAQMAVLAETTSPEDYKKMQEEGFSLDDTTSNKIVTVTDKIKAQLAKAGVDISAFGDDLDFEQLAQITGSPELAAQIADSLREADLPLTDDNFKQIAETVDMADSLSSLDDGAVKYLIDNQLEPTVQNIYFARHSASAGYMPAEQQDISSFLPQVKNVIASAGLEVNDDTIATSKWMLENDIPLTKENLTYAQALRQTELTTSAENVAALAAEAVSEGKSAQDAVILSGYTWMEQAQNAVDTVENATDEDLVYIVEKGLPLTLDSLREAATNRVSGSTVQDADGNYTQKGQQLLTARRQLEEIRLAMTAEANYRLLKQGISIDTEPLVKLVEQLKDQENEYYRNLLMSEGVDATKEQVELFGEVDKKVTDMRYVPAYVLGMKDADVSTINGVHEAGTELKTSFEKASRQYETLMTAPRADLGDSIQKAFRNVDDILNDLGMELTDENRRAVRILGYNSIDITQDSVLTMKAADEEVQRVFKNMTPAVVTQMIKRGINPLEMDFTSLNQEAESIKSEELGGEDNRKFSEYLWKMEQNHEISEEERSSYIGIYRLIRQVENTDGAAIGALIQQGAPLTMKNLLTAVRSEKRSSKMDYSVDYNFEGVSGTSKGSSITDQIEAAYQNNCLKDASELLTPERAKVLFEQDMEWENMTPEELKAVLTQAGEQADESSIDADYAKEQLAQLEQAANADESIYRILDKYDIPNTVSNVLAMESMLNQRNQMFRKIFGSSTSDHNGDDQVDAEDLEAIKQELLEEFGEAVSEPADMAVAQEKLGELAENVMKTMINSDHVTSLDVRDMKMLSAQLSVNSILAKEEQYAVPVMVNDELMNVSVKIVRGVDKKGIVDIMMESELRGKIAATFQAKEDGIHGLIATDSEETAELFKGQTQDLSDLLGGENDDVTELHCAHIPDLDLNHFSMGAFGVDAKEETQLSDSQKAENRDTYRVQTSRLYGIAEHFIKAVKGTLTKEV; this is encoded by the coding sequence ATGAGAATAGATAACCAACAGCAACAGAATAAGGGAGTAATGGATCTGATGCCGCAGACAGGAGCGGTGGAAGAAAAAAACGGGATACAGTTGTTTGCGGATGCGGTAAAGACGGAGAGCAGTAAAAAAGCGACAGGAACCACGTCTTTTCAGGCAAAAGAGGTTACTTATCTGAATCCGGCAAAAGAAGAGAAAAAGACGATCATAGATGAGATCGAGCAGTCAGGCTCTATGGATGCAGGGGAGAGAAAAGCTCAGATGGCAGTGCTTGCGGAGACTACTTCACCGGAAGACTATAAAAAAATGCAGGAGGAAGGTTTTTCACTGGATGATACCACAAGTAATAAGATCGTGACCGTGACGGATAAGATCAAAGCACAGCTTGCAAAAGCAGGGGTGGATATTTCTGCATTCGGAGATGATCTTGATTTTGAACAGCTTGCGCAGATCACGGGAAGCCCGGAACTTGCAGCGCAGATTGCAGACAGTCTGCGGGAGGCAGATCTGCCGCTTACAGATGATAATTTTAAACAGATCGCAGAGACAGTAGATATGGCAGACTCTTTATCGTCCTTGGATGATGGAGCCGTAAAATATCTGATTGATAACCAGTTAGAACCTACTGTGCAGAATATTTATTTTGCCAGACATTCTGCCAGCGCAGGCTATATGCCGGCAGAACAGCAGGATATTTCTTCTTTCCTTCCACAGGTGAAGAATGTGATCGCATCAGCAGGGCTGGAAGTAAATGATGATACAATCGCAACCAGTAAGTGGATGTTAGAAAACGATATACCGTTGACGAAAGAAAATCTTACCTATGCGCAGGCACTGCGTCAGACAGAACTTACTACAAGTGCAGAAAATGTTGCTGCACTTGCAGCGGAGGCGGTCAGTGAAGGAAAAAGCGCACAGGATGCGGTGATACTTTCCGGTTACACATGGATGGAGCAGGCACAAAATGCTGTGGATACTGTAGAAAATGCAACGGATGAAGACCTTGTTTATATTGTGGAAAAAGGACTTCCTCTCACATTAGACAGCTTAAGGGAAGCTGCGACAAACAGGGTATCAGGAAGCACAGTACAGGATGCAGACGGAAATTATACACAAAAAGGGCAGCAGCTTCTGACTGCACGCAGGCAGTTAGAGGAGATCCGTCTTGCCATGACTGCTGAAGCAAATTACCGTTTGTTAAAACAGGGTATTTCCATTGACACAGAGCCGCTGGTAAAACTGGTGGAGCAGTTAAAGGATCAGGAAAATGAATATTACAGAAATCTGTTAATGTCTGAGGGTGTGGATGCGACTAAGGAGCAGGTAGAACTCTTTGGAGAGGTTGATAAAAAAGTTACCGACATGCGTTATGTCCCGGCATATGTGCTCGGAATGAAAGATGCTGACGTGTCGACGATCAATGGTGTCCATGAGGCAGGAACGGAACTGAAGACCTCCTTTGAAAAAGCAAGCCGGCAGTATGAGACACTGATGACAGCACCGAGAGCTGATCTGGGGGATTCCATCCAGAAGGCATTTCGCAATGTGGATGATATTTTAAATGATCTTGGCATGGAACTGACGGATGAGAACCGCCGCGCAGTGCGTATCCTTGGATATAATAGTATCGATATTACGCAGGATTCTGTGCTTACGATGAAAGCGGCAGATGAAGAAGTGCAGCGTGTCTTTAAAAACATGACACCGGCAGTTGTTACACAGATGATAAAACGTGGAATAAATCCACTGGAAATGGATTTTACATCGCTGAATCAGGAGGCAGAGAGTATCAAAAGCGAGGAGCTTGGCGGGGAAGATAACCGTAAATTTAGTGAATATCTCTGGAAAATGGAACAGAATCATGAGATCAGCGAGGAAGAACGCAGTTCTTATATAGGAATCTATCGTCTGATCAGACAGGTGGAAAATACGGACGGTGCAGCGATCGGTGCATTGATACAGCAGGGAGCACCGCTTACCATGAAAAATCTCCTGACAGCTGTGCGTTCCGAAAAACGCAGCAGTAAGATGGATTATTCCGTAGATTACAATTTCGAGGGTGTATCCGGTACATCGAAAGGCAGCTCTATTACGGATCAGATTGAGGCAGCATATCAGAATAATTGTTTAAAAGATGCATCCGAATTACTGACGCCGGAGCGTGCAAAAGTTCTATTTGAGCAGGATATGGAATGGGAGAATATGACACCGGAGGAATTGAAGGCAGTACTGACACAGGCAGGTGAACAGGCGGATGAGAGCAGTATCGATGCGGATTACGCAAAAGAGCAGCTTGCACAGTTAGAACAGGCAGCAAATGCAGATGAGAGCATTTATCGTATTCTGGATAAATATGATATCCCAAATACCGTGTCGAATGTACTGGCAATGGAATCTATGCTGAACCAGCGAAACCAGATGTTCCGGAAGATTTTTGGAAGCAGTACGTCAGACCACAATGGGGATGATCAGGTAGATGCAGAGGACTTAGAGGCAATTAAACAGGAGTTGTTGGAAGAATTTGGAGAGGCTGTTTCGGAACCGGCAGATATGGCGGTTGCGCAGGAAAAGCTAGGAGAGCTTGCGGAAAATGTGATGAAAACAATGATAAACAGCGATCATGTGACAAGCCTTGATGTACGGGATATGAAAATGCTTTCTGCACAGCTTTCTGTAAACAGTATCCTTGCAAAAGAAGAACAGTATGCTGTTCCGGTGATGGTCAATGATGAACTCATGAATGTTTCTGTTAAGATCGTGCGCGGCGTGGACAAAAAAGGTATTGTCGATATCATGATGGAAAGTGAACTGCGCGGAAAAATTGCGGCGACATTCCAGGCAAAAGAAGATGGCATACATGGACTGATCGCCACAGATTCAGAGGAGACGGCAGAACTTTTTAAGGGACAGACACAGGATCTTTCGGATTTGCTTGGGGGAGAAAATGATGATGTCACAGAGTTACATTGTGCGCATATTCCGGATCTTGATCTGAATCATTTTTCCATGGGGGCATTTGGAGTCGATGCAAAGGAGGAAACGCAGCTTTCCGATTCTCAGAAAGCTGAGAACCGTGATACTTATCGTGTGCAGACTTCACGTTTGTATGGAATTGCGGAACATTTTATCAAAGCGGTAAAAGGAACACTCACAAAAGAAGTTTAG
- a CDS encoding DUF1858 domain-containing protein — translation MTQVTKSTMIGELLQIDENIAPILLNIGMHCLGCPSSQMETIEEAAMVHGIEPDALVKEINDFLAKDLA, via the coding sequence ATGACACAGGTAACAAAATCTACTATGATCGGCGAACTGCTTCAGATTGACGAAAACATCGCGCCAATTCTTTTAAATATCGGTATGCATTGTCTCGGATGCCCATCTTCCCAGATGGAGACCATCGAAGAAGCTGCCATGGTTCACGGAATTGAGCCGGATGCTCTCGTAAAAGAGATCAATGATTTCCTTGCAAAAGATCTTGCATAG
- the glgB gene encoding 1,4-alpha-glucan branching protein GlgB, giving the protein MANFSELDRYLFGQATHYEIYRKLGAHFTDQYGIRGVCFDVWAPNAARIWVIGSFNGWDETADEMTRLEPDTMGIFELFIPGIEEGALYKYLIETKDGKRLYKADPYANYAELRPGTASAVADIDHFKWTDEKWMEERAKTKDIYAKPMAIYEVHPGSWKRHPGREDDGFYSYRDLVKYLIPYVKEMGYTHIELMGISEYPFDGSWGYQVTGYYAPTSRYGTPQDFAYFINECHKHKISVILDWVPAHFPKDAHGLTEFDGTCLYEYADPRKGEHPDWGTKIFDYGKNEVKNFLIGSALMWIEHYHIDGLRVDAVASMLYLDYGKQPGQWVPNKYGDNKNLEAVEFFKHVNTLILGRNPGAVMIAEESTAWPKVTGRVEDDGLNFSYKWNMGWMHDFLDYMKLDPYFRKDNHHKLTFAMSYNESEKYILVLSHDEVVHLKCSMINKMPGEMEDKFKNLMVGYAFMMGHPGKKLLFMGQEFAQLQEWSEARELDWYLLENPDHQHMQNWVKKLLHIYQKNPALYELDSSWGGFEWINANDADRSIFSFIRKSKDGKNNLLFVCNFTPVERKDYRVGVPKRKTYKLILNSEDAEFGGNGKECPVSYKAVRQECDGRPYSFAYPLPGFGVAVFRY; this is encoded by the coding sequence ATGGCTAATTTTTCAGAGTTGGATCGCTATTTATTTGGACAGGCGACGCATTATGAGATTTACCGCAAACTGGGGGCACATTTTACGGATCAGTATGGAATCCGTGGTGTATGTTTTGATGTATGGGCTCCGAATGCCGCGAGAATCTGGGTAATCGGTTCTTTTAACGGATGGGATGAAACGGCAGATGAAATGACAAGGCTTGAGCCGGATACGATGGGAATATTTGAATTGTTTATTCCTGGTATAGAGGAAGGGGCTCTGTATAAGTATCTGATCGAGACGAAAGATGGAAAGCGGCTTTATAAAGCAGATCCATATGCAAATTATGCGGAACTTCGTCCGGGAACAGCATCTGCAGTCGCAGATATAGATCATTTTAAATGGACTGATGAAAAATGGATGGAAGAGCGTGCTAAGACCAAAGATATCTATGCAAAACCTATGGCAATCTATGAGGTGCATCCGGGTTCCTGGAAACGACATCCGGGCAGAGAGGATGACGGATTTTACAGTTACAGGGATCTTGTGAAGTATCTGATCCCATATGTAAAAGAAATGGGATACACACATATTGAGCTGATGGGTATTTCGGAATATCCATTTGATGGTTCCTGGGGATATCAGGTGACGGGTTATTATGCGCCGACTTCCCGTTATGGAACACCGCAGGATTTTGCGTATTTTATCAATGAATGTCACAAACATAAGATCAGCGTGATCTTAGACTGGGTGCCGGCACATTTTCCGAAAGATGCACATGGACTGACTGAGTTTGATGGGACATGTCTATATGAATACGCAGATCCGAGAAAAGGAGAACATCCGGACTGGGGTACAAAGATATTTGATTATGGCAAGAATGAGGTCAAGAATTTCCTGATCGGCAGTGCATTAATGTGGATCGAGCATTATCATATTGACGGACTGCGTGTGGATGCGGTGGCATCCATGTTATATCTGGATTATGGAAAGCAGCCGGGACAGTGGGTTCCGAATAAGTATGGCGATAATAAGAATCTTGAGGCAGTGGAGTTTTTTAAGCATGTCAATACGCTGATCCTTGGAAGAAATCCGGGGGCAGTCATGATCGCAGAGGAATCTACAGCATGGCCGAAGGTGACTGGCCGCGTGGAAGACGATGGGCTTAATTTCAGCTATAAATGGAATATGGGATGGATGCATGATTTTCTGGATTATATGAAACTTGATCCATATTTCCGTAAGGACAATCATCACAAGCTGACCTTTGCCATGAGCTATAATGAGAGCGAGAAGTATATCCTTGTGCTTTCCCATGACGAGGTGGTACATCTGAAATGTTCCATGATCAATAAGATGCCTGGCGAGATGGAAGATAAATTTAAAAATCTGATGGTCGGTTATGCATTTATGATGGGACATCCAGGCAAAAAACTTCTTTTTATGGGACAGGAATTTGCGCAGCTTCAGGAATGGAGTGAGGCAAGAGAATTAGACTGGTATCTGTTGGAAAATCCGGATCATCAACATATGCAGAACTGGGTAAAGAAATTATTACATATTTATCAGAAAAACCCGGCACTTTACGAGCTTGACAGCAGTTGGGGCGGATTTGAATGGATCAATGCCAACGACGCTGACCGCAGTATTTTCAGTTTTATCAGAAAGAGTAAAGATGGAAAGAATAATCTGCTCTTTGTATGTAATTTTACACCGGTGGAACGCAAGGACTACCGTGTCGGCGTACCAAAACGAAAGACTTATAAACTGATCTTAAACAGTGAAGATGCGGAATTTGGTGGAAATGGTAAAGAATGTCCGGTAAGTTATAAAGCTGTTCGGCAGGAATGTGACGGAAGACCTTATTCGTTCGCATATCCGCTTCCGGGTTTTGGTGTAGCGGTATTCCGTTATTGA
- a CDS encoding glycosyl hydrolase family 18 protein: MKKKFVPVLAAGALIVVIICFMLLGSIIEKYTPSKEHMNLSDYYNLSSEQDVALILNNQVLDAKGKLLNGTVYLDYETVRSNLNDRFYWDHNENKLLYTTATDLISADADSTSYYVTKDSHSLDHAVVKADAQTAYIAIDFLKLYSDFSYEVLESPNRVILTTAWGDYTTAPAKQKTQVRQKGGIKSPILADIDKNTEVTVLETGDTWTKISTADGIIGYVKSKALGTTSAKTLTSDYVSEEFTHIKKDFKINMAWHQITNADANTTIASVLQNTKGINVISPTWFYLNDNNGNIASLASSDYVNYCHQNGIEVWALVSNLENKDVDTTSVLTYTSKRENLINNLISAAIQYNFDGINVDFEALSSEVGDSYIQFIRELSLKCANNGIVLSVDDYVPTSYTAFYNRAEQAVFADYVVVMAYDEHYSGSEEAGSVASINFVKEGVANTLKEVPADQLILGMPFYARVWSETPADDTTDADDTTDADDTTDADSYQLFTLDSYATGMSEIQKLISANAAEPVWSDADGQYYVQYENNGVTYKIWVEDAASLEEKLKVLQENQLAGGSFWKLGLELPSTWDTVIKYIN; the protein is encoded by the coding sequence ATGAAAAAAAAATTTGTCCCTGTTTTAGCTGCCGGTGCTCTGATCGTCGTCATTATCTGTTTTATGCTTCTCGGAAGCATCATTGAAAAATATACACCTTCCAAGGAACATATGAACTTATCTGATTACTATAATCTGTCCAGTGAACAGGACGTAGCCCTGATCCTGAATAACCAGGTTCTTGATGCAAAAGGAAAACTCCTTAACGGAACTGTCTATCTTGATTATGAAACAGTACGTTCTAATCTTAATGACCGTTTTTACTGGGATCACAACGAAAATAAACTTCTTTATACAACTGCGACAGATCTCATTTCTGCAGATGCAGACAGCACCAGTTACTATGTAACAAAGGATTCCCATTCCTTAGATCATGCAGTTGTCAAGGCAGATGCACAGACTGCATATATTGCAATTGACTTTTTAAAACTGTACTCTGATTTCTCATATGAAGTACTTGAGTCTCCAAACCGTGTAATTCTTACAACTGCCTGGGGCGATTACACAACTGCACCGGCTAAACAAAAAACGCAGGTCCGGCAAAAAGGCGGCATTAAGAGTCCGATCCTTGCAGATATCGATAAAAATACGGAAGTTACTGTCTTAGAGACAGGTGATACCTGGACAAAAATATCCACCGCAGATGGCATCATTGGATACGTCAAATCAAAAGCACTTGGCACCACATCTGCCAAAACACTGACCAGCGATTACGTTTCAGAAGAATTTACACATATTAAAAAGGATTTTAAGATCAACATGGCTTGGCATCAGATCACAAATGCGGATGCCAATACAACCATTGCATCTGTGCTCCAGAATACCAAAGGGATCAATGTTATCTCCCCTACCTGGTTCTATCTGAATGACAATAACGGAAATATTGCTTCTCTTGCAAGCTCCGACTATGTAAATTACTGCCACCAGAATGGTATTGAAGTGTGGGCACTTGTAAGCAATCTGGAAAACAAAGATGTCGATACCACATCCGTTTTAACTTATACTTCCAAACGCGAAAATCTGATTAATAACCTGATCTCCGCAGCCATTCAGTATAACTTTGACGGTATCAACGTCGATTTCGAGGCATTAAGTTCCGAAGTCGGCGACTCTTACATTCAGTTTATCCGTGAACTCTCATTGAAATGTGCAAACAACGGAATCGTCCTTTCCGTGGATGATTATGTTCCTACCAGCTATACTGCGTTCTATAACCGTGCAGAGCAGGCGGTTTTTGCAGATTATGTTGTTGTCATGGCATACGATGAGCACTATTCCGGTTCTGAAGAAGCAGGATCTGTAGCTTCCATCAATTTTGTAAAAGAAGGGGTTGCCAATACCTTAAAAGAAGTTCCTGCAGATCAGTTGATCTTAGGTATGCCGTTTTATGCCCGTGTATGGTCTGAGACACCTGCTGACGACACTACAGATGCTGACGACACTACAGATGCTGACGACACTACAGATGCTGACAGTTATCAGCTCTTTACATTAGACTCCTATGCAACCGGTATGTCAGAGATCCAAAAACTGATCAGTGCCAATGCAGCCGAGCCGGTATGGTCAGATGCAGATGGTCAATATTATGTTCAGTATGAAAACAATGGGGTCACTTACAAAATATGGGTGGAGGATGCTGCTTCCCTGGAAGAGAAGTTAAAAGTTCTTCAGGAAAACCAGCTTGCCGGTGGTTCTTTCTGGAAACTTGGTTTAGAGCTGCCTTCTACATGGGACACTGTTATAAAATATATTAACTAA
- a CDS encoding N-acetylmuramoyl-L-alanine amidase, translating to MKKKIELIMAVCLVIAAFFLGSQSAILVQNSHADTGELPDTPGTDSVSDTELAGNGQNESSSDGLSIVIDAGHGGIDPGKVGINDALEKDINLALALKLRDKFSQDSIRIILTRDSDTGLYSEGSTNKKAEDMQTRCKIISDASPIFTVSLHQNSYPSPEVCGAQVFYFGQSQDGKKLADMIQDSLISNVDPDNHRVAKANESYYLLKKTPTPTVIVECGFLSNPTEADLLLTDDYQNQLVDAIYNGIQNYLSEST from the coding sequence ATGAAAAAAAAGATAGAACTTATAATGGCTGTCTGTCTGGTGATTGCTGCTTTTTTTCTTGGAAGCCAAAGTGCCATACTGGTACAAAACAGTCACGCGGACACAGGAGAACTACCCGATACGCCAGGCACAGATTCCGTTTCTGATACAGAACTTGCCGGAAACGGGCAAAATGAATCATCTTCCGATGGTTTATCGATCGTGATCGATGCCGGACACGGAGGTATCGATCCCGGCAAAGTCGGCATTAATGATGCATTGGAAAAAGATATCAACCTTGCACTGGCACTGAAACTGCGCGATAAATTCAGTCAGGATTCCATCCGGATCATTTTAACACGTGACTCTGACACCGGTCTTTATTCTGAGGGAAGTACAAACAAAAAAGCGGAAGATATGCAAACCCGCTGTAAGATCATTTCAGATGCCTCACCCATTTTTACCGTCAGCCTGCATCAGAACAGCTACCCCTCTCCGGAAGTCTGCGGTGCACAGGTATTTTATTTTGGTCAGTCACAGGACGGAAAAAAACTTGCCGATATGATTCAGGACAGTCTGATTTCAAATGTTGATCCCGATAATCACCGCGTTGCAAAGGCAAATGAAAGTTATTATCTGCTCAAAAAAACACCCACACCTACTGTTATCGTAGAGTGTGGGTTCCTAAGCAATCCGACAGAAGCGGATCTTCTTTTGACAGATGATTATCAAAATCAGCTTGTCGATGCCATATATAACGGTATACAGAATTATCTGTCGGAATCAACATAG
- a CDS encoding serine/threonine protein kinase: MTRPERSGYRIDTNLLFGKYRIISTLGAGSSGTVYLAEHLKLKVYRAIKCIPKDTARNTSNFSEEQLLKEACLLKNLNHPGIPLIYDIDEDDHFFYMIEEFIQGDSLEDFILHQEIIPEEQLINYGLQICAVLDYLHHLSPYPILYQDLKPEHIILCGNQIKLIDFGIASFITVFGKNFQLYGTDGYAAPEALNGNTVTTASDIYSLGKVLEILSRTCTPDCSEALTHIIEKAADPDPNTRYQTATDLMSALSEPTGQETPARKNFIFRQAFKKRDSACHSFTHLIKNIAVIGSRSGAGATFFSVSLVNTLNHKHIPCCYIPMDHSDNLISMTQAGFLPTENQGIFQSKNFSATPCYGPGIEDPVLPSVIRVRDFGIHTSEYLDFGHFDLTFILLSGSPWDIADTLAFTSQLKSAGTHVYICNHGNKNAARKYARYLKNPVYCFPEDTDPFHVTLEKERLIMQILQRKELIHHPEHRKN; encoded by the coding sequence ATGACACGCCCGGAAAGGAGCGGATATCGCATAGATACCAATTTATTGTTTGGCAAATACCGCATTATTTCGACTCTTGGTGCCGGCAGCAGCGGCACTGTCTATCTTGCCGAACATCTCAAACTGAAAGTTTATCGTGCCATTAAGTGTATCCCCAAAGACACTGCACGAAACACTTCCAACTTTTCAGAAGAACAGCTTTTAAAAGAGGCCTGCCTTCTGAAGAATCTTAATCATCCTGGCATCCCCCTCATATATGATATCGACGAAGATGATCATTTTTTTTATATGATAGAAGAATTTATTCAGGGTGATTCATTGGAGGATTTTATTCTCCATCAGGAAATAATTCCAGAGGAACAATTAATAAATTACGGACTGCAGATTTGTGCCGTTCTTGATTACCTGCATCATCTATCTCCATACCCTATCCTGTATCAGGATTTAAAACCGGAGCATATTATATTATGTGGAAATCAGATAAAATTAATCGACTTTGGAATCGCTTCATTTATTACCGTTTTTGGTAAAAATTTCCAGTTATACGGAACAGATGGATATGCTGCCCCGGAAGCTCTTAATGGAAATACTGTAACTACTGCTTCCGATATCTATTCTCTTGGGAAAGTGTTAGAAATACTTTCCAGAACATGCACACCAGACTGTTCCGAAGCACTCACGCATATTATAGAAAAAGCTGCTGATCCAGATCCAAACACCAGATATCAGACAGCCACTGATCTTATGTCTGCACTGTCAGAACCAACTGGTCAGGAAACTCCAGCCAGGAAAAATTTTATTTTCAGACAGGCATTCAAAAAAAGAGATTCTGCGTGTCATTCTTTTACACATCTCATAAAAAACATAGCCGTGATCGGCAGCCGTTCCGGTGCCGGTGCAACATTTTTTTCAGTATCACTGGTAAACACTCTGAATCACAAACATATTCCCTGCTGTTATATACCAATGGACCATTCTGACAACCTTATATCCATGACACAGGCAGGTTTTCTGCCCACAGAAAATCAGGGCATATTTCAGTCAAAAAATTTTTCTGCCACTCCCTGTTACGGTCCCGGAATAGAAGATCCTGTTTTACCATCTGTAATCCGGGTAAGGGATTTCGGTATCCATACCAGTGAATACCTTGACTTCGGTCACTTTGACCTGACATTTATCCTGTTAAGCGGCAGTCCATGGGATATTGCAGATACACTTGCTTTTACCAGCCAGCTGAAAAGTGCCGGCACTCACGTATATATCTGTAATCATGGCAATAAAAATGCTGCCAGAAAGTATGCCAGGTATCTGAAAAATCCGGTCTATTGTTTTCCTGAAGACACTGATCCTTTTCATGTGACTTTAGAGAAGGAACGTCTCATTATGCAAATCCTACAACGAAAGGAGCTGATACATCATCCGGAACATCGGAAAAACTGA